In the Oscarella lobularis chromosome 14, ooOscLobu1.1, whole genome shotgun sequence genome, one interval contains:
- the LOC136195256 gene encoding myosin heavy chain, non-muscle-like produces the protein MGSPRNPKKRGDLEDRFSEHHATVGVAISPAPPLLGHPAPSPSRVIRVHAAKTKAKKTEDHIKDITGRMAQLLSDFEGSDSHGRPEDYVSSIGSQTSTLDNAELRSNIRLLIHDYTGICNEREEILNSLQDWFNVSRIDEMPAGTSSEALREALENGKNASDRLNEVKEQISKVASLGQSVQELMSEKKRLEVELLAAKTAADTSQTKTNKELNAAIASSITKSDAKMWKNAAAEICQLLTGVREDGDRDLNEMIEKMHAMVRTIDEKSMLIERLHFDSRKQRDEYKSLQGKLFAYEIAHSESKKKEQRFEEELRRLRGELYEKSDALLSAGTVERELLEKLDSKQKRTTDLERRLHDVKYQMQPSKSHGRGIDNQKEETAEILPDNSESVVKSESVVKSESVVKSEPVVKSEPVVKSESDIDGARAENIIDDEDKKEEKISKIAPRPEEPREIKDQSTNNSDVARTKSDGQLLTEIAKLQLQLECAERKIEALETEKRTLFREKSCNEENPTEDDPIESRQEERGLVETADEPLASVGDRDSEPEVSLLLDDKNTIDEEAFVSWNSNQIISTVWRPNFADESDSTRQRQIVDRNQSPLAILSPPQEQEEEEEEEEQIAEQLEPNPSILLQNVERRQSRSAVASVQQSKAPAEEHSEERFDDDAEFLLGVQPNVVVAAAAAGDDVLDDSGIDVEGCRFTGERLANDIKEKLEYMLQFGDARAEEQQDWLFEDVYGSSLRQYVHGTVSRISDIISRFVQKASALVDSEGLKAAALIRRLRTDLPEDEQHQPYLTANSSCEDDESSRHLLPERKCFVLEATDAGILKRHPFSTALAVIGAHCIDVLQTANDLFLRQVTSQKMEMEAVLNALMKTQEEAKNFSGNSSLPSSSRWTSVPPVRLEQKDDGSSKSNSDTNRWENNPPTRLEPKNDNSDANRWANEPPTKFGQKNGTNRWAKEPPTRLGKKNGNSGTNRWANEPSSTLEQKNDKSGTNHWAKEPPTRLGKKDGNSGTNRWANEPSSTLEQKNDNSGTNRWAKEPPTRLGQKNGYSGANAPLTKLGQKDDSSTVNRPRGALAISEAQRPASNRWHEDLDGIALTSDSDISQPHYPLALPSPITGEQNFGAIGTQSPRITYEGTPIGSRSEPFGRDTGLADLDVRRQESKRRKRQRAGDTPTEGFADETRYSQSPQSRGKLYGYKRLHNGILQQPEFSEYETSAAVRELQVPPTRYGLSKWNQFARQDDFESELSFGVRSYGTAARAPPFRRSGGGAALAFENEPPSRSQPIANSMQINRMRTPPPPSNVVSRPPRSVIRLYDLDSKREHQRRRKPFYRARRHRGDAVVAASGRIAQGQKERVPRGPTTTPLTEDRYAQYGLTLGDFQRNITQYQPFVHSVQGRRGTVTFARPLVGGSGEGESSPGGEDANVKLPPLV, from the exons ATGGGATCGCCTCGAAATCCGAAAAAACGCGGCGATTTGGAAGATCGCTTCAGCGAACACCACGCGACCGTGGGCGTGGCAATTAGTCCTGCTCCGCCCCTTCTGGGTCACCCTGCTCCATCACCTTCGCGCGTCATCCGCGTTCACGCAGCGAAAACCAAAGCAAAGAAGACAGAAGATCACATTAAAGACATCACGGGGCGAATGGCGCAG CTTCTGAGCGATTTCGAAGGCTCAGATTCACATGGTCGGCCCGAG GACTACGTGTCTAGTATTGGATCTCAGACGTCCACTCTGGACAATGCTGAG CTCAGATCCAATATTAGGCTTTTGATACACGACTACACCGGTATATGTaatgaaagagaagag ATACTCAACTCTCTTCAAGAC TGGTTTAACGTTTCTCGCATTGACGAAATG CCTGCTGGAACCAGTAGCGAAGCGTTAAG AGAGGCGTTGgagaacggaaaaaatgcctCAGATAGGCTAAACGAAGTGAAGGAGCAAATTTCCAAAGTCGCTTCTCTAGGACAGTCTGTGCAAGAGCTGATGAG TGAAAAAAAGCGACTAGAGGTCGAACTTCTTGCAGCAAAGACTGCAGCCGACACGTCTCAAACGAAGACCAATAAAG AATTAAATGCGGCGATAGCAAGCAGCATAACAAAGAGCGATGCAAAGATGTGGAAAAACGCCGCGGCAGAAATCTGCCAATTGCTAACAGGAGTCAGAGAGGATGGAGATCGAG ATTTGAACGAGATGATCGAGAAAATGCATGCCATGGTACGAACTATAGACGAAAAGTCCATGTTAATCGAAAG ACTTCATTTTGACAGCAGGAAGCAGCGAGACGAATACAAATCGTTACAAGGC AAACTCTTCGCGTACGAAATCGCTCACAGCgagtcgaagaaaaaggagcagCGTTTCGAGGAAGAGCTACGACGCCTACGAGGTGAGTTGtacgaaaaaagcgacgccCTGTTGTCGGCCGGTACGGTGGAACGCGAATTGCTGGAGAAACTCGACTCGAAACAAAAGCGAACGACAGACTTG GAAAGAAGACTTCACGATGTCAAGTATCAAATGCAGCCGAGTAAAAGTCATGGACGTGGGATAGATAATCAAAAAGAG GAAACAGCGGAAATATTGCCAGATAACAGCGAGTCTGTGGTGAAGAGCGAGTCTGTGGTGAAAAGCGAGTCTGTGGTAAAGAGCGAGCCCGTGGTAAAGAGCGAGCCCGTGGTAAAGAGCGAGTCTGATATTGACGGCGCGCGAGCTGAAAACattatcgacgacgaagataagaaggaagagaagataaGCAAAATAGCGCCCCGGCCCGAGGAACCACGAGAAATTAAAGACCAGTCTACAAAC AATTCTGACGTTGCTCGGACGAAAAGCGATGGTCAGCTTTTGACCGAGATTGCCAAGCTACAACTGCAGCTGGAGTGCGCCGAAAGA AAAATCGAGGCACTAGAGACGGAGAAAAGAACGCTGTTTCGCGAGAAAAGCTGTAACGAAGAAAACCCAACTGAAGATGATCCGATTGAGTCGAGGCAAGAAGAGCGAGGCTTGGTCGAGACGGCGGACGAACCTTTGGCTTCTGTCGGAGACCGTGACAGCGAACCCGAAGTATCATTATTACTCGACGACAAAAACACGATCG acgaagaagcgttTGTGTCGTGGAATTCCAACCAGATCATCTCGACGGTGTGGCGTCCGAATTTTGCAGACGAGAGCGACTCGACGCGACAACGGCAAATAGTAGACCGGAATCAGTCGCCATTGGCCATCCTTTCGCCGCCACAAgagcaggaggaggaggaggaagaggaggaacaGATCGCGGAGCAGCTGGAACCGAATCCTTCAAtacttcttcaaaacgtcgaacgacgtcagtcGCGGTCCGCTGTAGCGTCTGTTCAGCAGAGCAAGGCTCCAGCCGAAGAGCACTCGGAGGAGCGATTCGATGACGATGCAGAGTTTCTCTTAGGTGTTCAGCCTaatgtcgtcgttgccgccgccgccgccggagaTGACGTCCTCGACGACTCTGGTATCGACGTCGAGGGATGTCGCTTCACGGGCGAACGATTGGCGAACGATATCAAAGAAAAGTTAGAGTATATGTTGCAATTCGGCGACGCCCGCGCAGAAGAACAGCAGGATTGGCTGTTTGAAGACGTCTACGGCAGTAGCCTTCGTCAGTACGTTCACGGAACG GTGTCAAGGATCTCGGATATAATTAGCAGATTTGTTCAGAAAGCGTCTGCTTTAGTTGACAGCGAAG GCTTGAAAGCTGCTGCTCTGATTCGTCGCTTACGAACAGATCTTCCTGAAGAC gagcAACATCAGCCCTACTTGACTGCTAATAGTAGTTGCGAGGACGACGAATCCAGTCGTCATCTTTTGCCAGAAAGAAAGTGCTTTGTGCTGGAAGCGACCGACGCAGGCATACTTAAAAGGCACCCGTTTTCGACCGCTCTGGCCGTGATCGGTGCTCACTGCATTGACG TTCTCCAAACTGCAAATGACCTCTTTCTGCGACAAGTTACTAGCCAA aaaatggaaatGGAAGCCGTTCTAAATGCTCTAATGAAAACacaagaagaagcgaag AATTTTTCTGGAAATTCAAGCTTGCCTTCTTCGAGCCGGTGGACAAGCGTGCCGCCAGTCAGACTTGAACAAAAGGACGACGGCAGTAGCAAAAGCAATAGCGATACGAATCGCTGGGAAAATAATCCACCAACGAGGCTTGAAccaaaaaacgacaatagCGATGCAAATCGCTGGGCAAACGAGCCACCAACGAAGTTCGGACAAAAGAACGGTACAAATCGCTGGGCAAAGGAACCGCCAACAAGGCTGGGAAAAAAGAACGGCAATAGCGGTACAAATCGCTGGGCAAATGAGCCATCATCGACGCTTGAACAAAAGAACGACAAGAGCGGTACAAATCACTGGGCAAAGGAGCCGCCAACAAGGCTGGGAAAAAAGGACGGCAATAGTGGTACAAATCGCTGGGCAAATGAGCCATCATCGACGCttgaacaaaaaaacgacaatagCGGTACAAATCGCTGGGCAAAGGAGCCGCCAACGAGGCTTGGACAAAAGAACGGCTATAGCGGTGCAAATGCGCCACTAACAAAACTTGGACAAAAAGACGACAGCAGCACTGTAAATCGTCCTCGTGGCGCACTCGCTATCTCGGAAGCGCAAAGACCGGCTTCGAATCGTTGGCATGAAGATCTAGATGGCATTGCTCTTACCTCCGACAGCGATATCTCTCAACCCCATTATCCACTTGCTCTTCCGTCGCCGATCACAGGCGAACAGAACTTCGGCGCTATTGGTACTCAAAGTCCACGAATAACGTACGAGGGGACACCTATCGGCTCTCGCAGTGAGCCGTTCGGAAGAGATACTGGCCTCGCAGATTTAGACGTTCGACGTCAAGAGTccaaacgaagaaaacggcagCGAGCCGGCGACACGCCGACTGAAGGTTTTGCGGACGAGACTCGGTATTCTCAGTCACCGCAGAGCCGCGGAAAACTTTACGGATACAAGCGTCTTCATAATGGAATTCTACAGCAACCCGAGTTTTCTGAATACGAGacgtccgccgccgtccgCGAGCTCCAAGTGCCGCCGACCCGTTACGGGCTTTCGAAATGGAATCAATTCGCTCgtcaagacgatttcgaatcgGAACTTTCGTTCGGCGTGCGTTCATACGGCACGGCGGCGAGAGCTCCTccgtttcgacgaagcggcggtGGCGCCGCATTGGCGTTTGAGAACGAGCCTCCGTCGCGTTCTCAACCGATAGCCAATTCGATGCAGATCAATCGAAtgcgaacgccgccgccgccgtcgaacgtcgtcagCAGACCTCCTCGCAGTGTGATTAGGCTATACGACTTGGATTCCAAGCGAGAGcatcagcgacgtcgaaagccCTTCTATCGCGCCCGACGACatcgcggcgacgccgtcgtcgccgcttcgggAAGGATTGCCCAAGGGCAAAAGGAGAGGGTCCCTCGTGGCCCTACGACGACGCCGCTAACCGAGGATCGATACGCGCAATACGGACTGACGTTGGGAGACTTTCAGAGAAACATCACTCAATATCAA ccCTTTGTGCACTCGGTTCAAGGAAGACGGGGTACTGTGACCTTTGCTCGGCCGCTAGTGGGTGGTAGTGGGGAGGGGGAGTCGTCTCCTGGTGGGGAGGACGCGAACGTTAAGTTGCCTCCTCTGGTGTAG